The genomic stretch TTACGGATTTTGATATCGACCTTTTTAAAGGAGGAAAGCATTTCCGCCTCTACCATAAGTTGGGTTCGCACCTAACGGAGGTCGATGGCGTCAAAGGTACCTATTTTGCCGTTTGGGCCCCTTCTGCCAAATCGGTAAGTGTTGTGGGCGATTTTAATTATTGGAACGCAGACGAACATCAATTAAATGTGCGGTGGGACAGCAGCGGAATTTGGGAAGGGTTTATTCCCGGAGTTGATAAAGGCACCAAGTACAAATACAAGATACATTCCAACAACAACGATATTTGGACGGAGAAGGCCGACCCATTTGCCCGATTTTGCGAACAACCGCCGCATACGGCCTCTGTGGTTTGGGACGATACACACCAATGGAACGACAGCAAATGGATGGAAACCCGTGAAGAAAAAAACGGGTTGGACAGGCCCTATTCCGTCTACGAGGTGCATTTGGGGTCTTGGAAGAAGAAAAATGGTTGGGAATCCCTCAGCTATTTGGAGATGGCGGAGGAGCTTGCGGATTATGTGGAGGAAATGGGCTTTACCCATGTGGAGTTGATGCCTGTAATGGAGTATCCGTATGATCCATCTTGGGGATATCAAATAACGGGATATTTTGCCCCGACCTCGCGGTTCGGAAAGCCGGAAGATTTTAAAGTTTTGGTGGACGCCCTCCACCAGCGTGGTATCGGGGTCATTTTGGATTGGGTACCTTCCCATTTCCCCGAAGATGCGCACGGACTTGGATTGTTTGATGGTTCGCATCTCTATGAGCATCCGGATAGGCGCAGGGGGTACCATCCCGACTGGAAAAGCCTTATTTTTAATTATGGTAGAAACGAAGTACGCGCATTTTTGATCAGTAATGCCGTTTTTTGGCTGGATCAATATCATGTGGATGGATTGCGGGTCGATGCTGTTGCATCCATGCTTTATCTCGATTATTCGCGGGAGGATGGTGAATGGGAACCCAATATGTACGGAAACAATGAAAACTTGGAAGCCATGTCCTTTTTAAGGGAAATGAACCAAGAGGTCTATGCCAGTTTTAAGGGCGTTCAGACCATTGCGGAGGAGTCCACGGCCTTTACCGGAGTTACAAAACCTGTACATTATGGAGGCTTGGGCTTTGGCATGAAATGGATGATGGGATGGATGCACGATACGTTGGAATTCTTTAAAAGGGACCCAATACACCGTTCCTACGACCTGAACATGATCAGTTTTGGCCTTACTTATGCCTTTACCGAGAACTTTATGCTGCCTTTTTCGCATGATGAGGTGGTGTACGGCAAACAATCCTTGCTCTACAGAATGCCAGGCGATGAGTGGCAACGCTTTGCCAACCTAAGGCTGCTCTTCGGTTACATGTTCACGCATCCGGGAGGTAATCTATTGTTTATGGGAGGTGAATTCGGGCAATCGTCCGAAT from Flagellimonas oceani encodes the following:
- the glgB gene encoding 1,4-alpha-glucan branching protein GlgB; protein product: MSKVVAHSFFTDFDIDLFKGGKHFRLYHKLGSHLTEVDGVKGTYFAVWAPSAKSVSVVGDFNYWNADEHQLNVRWDSSGIWEGFIPGVDKGTKYKYKIHSNNNDIWTEKADPFARFCEQPPHTASVVWDDTHQWNDSKWMETREEKNGLDRPYSVYEVHLGSWKKKNGWESLSYLEMAEELADYVEEMGFTHVELMPVMEYPYDPSWGYQITGYFAPTSRFGKPEDFKVLVDALHQRGIGVILDWVPSHFPEDAHGLGLFDGSHLYEHPDRRRGYHPDWKSLIFNYGRNEVRAFLISNAVFWLDQYHVDGLRVDAVASMLYLDYSREDGEWEPNMYGNNENLEAMSFLREMNQEVYASFKGVQTIAEESTAFTGVTKPVHYGGLGFGMKWMMGWMHDTLEFFKRDPIHRSYDLNMISFGLTYAFTENFMLPFSHDEVVYGKQSLLYRMPGDEWQRFANLRLLFGYMFTHPGGNLLFMGGEFGQSSEWNFQESLEWHLTQYDFHSGIQEAVKDLNKLYKSSPALYQKQFKPDGFQWIEYNDQENTVISFIRKGSDSKDDLIVVCNFTPVPRDNYRLGMPKASTLKLVFNSDDKKYSGSGVGKKTVKPSKTPWNGYEQSVLLNLPPLGVVVYK